In a single window of the Heliangelus exortis chromosome 1, bHelExo1.hap1, whole genome shotgun sequence genome:
- the CXADR gene encoding coxsackievirus and adenovirus receptor isoform X2 yields the protein MFEKAQGEKVTLPCTFVLSEEDEGPLDIEWVLIPADNQKKEQIIIMYAVDRIYNHYYAAMTGRMQFTNPDPRSGDGSLDILNLKSADTGTYQCKVKKAPGVQSQKLQLTVHVKPARTKCSIEGPQEIGKDVMLKCASQEGSPLLSYDWRRVSGTQELPATSVLNKNTGELLLKNASQDYSGTYNCLASNRVGTDECSVQLNVTPPINTAGIIAGAIIGTVFGLLILALPVYCCCKKHRDKKYEKEVHHDIREDVPPPKSRSSTARSYIGSNRSSLGSMSPSNMEGYTKTPYSQVPSEDFERTPAQNPTFAPSKYDIAHKIGDITVV from the exons ATGTTTGAAAAAGCACAAGGAGAGAAAGTTACATTGCCATGTACTTTTGTACTCTCAGAAGAAGATGAAGGCCCACTGGATATTGAATGGGTGTTGATACCAGCAGATAATCAAAAGAAGGAACAAATA ataATCATGTATGCTGTAGACAGGATTTATAATCATTATTATGCTGCTATGACTGGGAGGATGCAGTTTACTAATCCTGATCCCAGATCTGGTGATGGATCATTGGATATCCTGAATTTAAAGTCAGCAGACACAGGCACGTACCAGTGCAAAGTGAAGAAAGCTCCTGGAGTTCAAAGCCAAAAATTGCAGTTGACTGTACATG TAAAGCCTGCAAGAACTAAATGTTCCATTGAAGGACCGCAGGAGATTGGAAAAGATGTTATGTTGAAGTGTGCATCACAAGAAGGATCCCCACTTTTGTCTTATGACTGGAGAAGAGTATCTGGCACACAAGAACTTCCTGCCACCTCTGTGCTGA aTAAAAATACAGGGGAACTTCTCTTGAAAAATGCCTCTCAAGACTACTCTGGTACATACAATTGTCTTGCCTCAAACAGAGTTGGCACGGATGAATGTTCTGTTCAGCTGAATGTCACCCCTC CTATAAATACAGCTGGTATAATTGCTGGAGCTATTATAGGAACTGTGTTTGGTCTGCTTATACTGGCTCTTCCTGTCTACTGTTGCTGTAAGAAACACAGAGACAAGAAATACGAGAAAGAAGTACATCATGATATCAG agAAGATGTTCCACCTCCAAAAAGTCGCAGTTCAACAGCCCGCAGCTACATAGGCAGCAATCGTTCTTCTCTGGGTTCAATGTCTCCCTCAAACATGGAAGGATACACCAAAACTCCATATAGCCAAGTTCCAAGTGAAGACTTTGAACGTACTCCTGCTCAAAACCCAACCTTTGCACCTTCAAAG tATGACATCGCACACAAGATTGGTGACATAACAGTGGTATAG
- the CXADR gene encoding coxsackievirus and adenovirus receptor isoform X1, with translation MFEKAQGEKVTLPCTFVLSEEDEGPLDIEWVLIPADNQKKEQIIIMYAVDRIYNHYYAAMTGRMQFTNPDPRSGDGSLDILNLKSADTGTYQCKVKKAPGVQSQKLQLTVHVKPARTKCSIEGPQEIGKDVMLKCASQEGSPLLSYDWRRVSGTQELPATSVLNKNTGELLLKNASQDYSGTYNCLASNRVGTDECSVQLNVTPPINTAGIIAGAIIGTVFGLLILALPVYCCCKKHRDKKYEKEVHHDIREDVPPPKSRSSTARSYIGSNRSSLGSMSPSNMEGYTKTPYSQVPSEDFERTPAQNPTFAPSKVAAPNLSRMGAVPVMIPAQSKDGSIV, from the exons ATGTTTGAAAAAGCACAAGGAGAGAAAGTTACATTGCCATGTACTTTTGTACTCTCAGAAGAAGATGAAGGCCCACTGGATATTGAATGGGTGTTGATACCAGCAGATAATCAAAAGAAGGAACAAATA ataATCATGTATGCTGTAGACAGGATTTATAATCATTATTATGCTGCTATGACTGGGAGGATGCAGTTTACTAATCCTGATCCCAGATCTGGTGATGGATCATTGGATATCCTGAATTTAAAGTCAGCAGACACAGGCACGTACCAGTGCAAAGTGAAGAAAGCTCCTGGAGTTCAAAGCCAAAAATTGCAGTTGACTGTACATG TAAAGCCTGCAAGAACTAAATGTTCCATTGAAGGACCGCAGGAGATTGGAAAAGATGTTATGTTGAAGTGTGCATCACAAGAAGGATCCCCACTTTTGTCTTATGACTGGAGAAGAGTATCTGGCACACAAGAACTTCCTGCCACCTCTGTGCTGA aTAAAAATACAGGGGAACTTCTCTTGAAAAATGCCTCTCAAGACTACTCTGGTACATACAATTGTCTTGCCTCAAACAGAGTTGGCACGGATGAATGTTCTGTTCAGCTGAATGTCACCCCTC CTATAAATACAGCTGGTATAATTGCTGGAGCTATTATAGGAACTGTGTTTGGTCTGCTTATACTGGCTCTTCCTGTCTACTGTTGCTGTAAGAAACACAGAGACAAGAAATACGAGAAAGAAGTACATCATGATATCAG agAAGATGTTCCACCTCCAAAAAGTCGCAGTTCAACAGCCCGCAGCTACATAGGCAGCAATCGTTCTTCTCTGGGTTCAATGTCTCCCTCAAACATGGAAGGATACACCAAAACTCCATATAGCCAAGTTCCAAGTGAAGACTTTGAACGTACTCCTGCTCAAAACCCAACCTTTGCACCTTCAAAGGTAGCTGCACCTAATTTAAGTAGAATGGGAGCTGTTCCTGTGATGATTCCAGCACAAAGCAAAGATGGGTCCATAGTATAA